In Streptomyces sp. NBC_00483, a single window of DNA contains:
- a CDS encoding PrgI family protein produces the protein MASPDEEYVSPAKIPADVAKSDQILGPLTARQTLILAVTALVLYGGYWAARPVMAPLAYLALITPIALTVTVVAVGRRDGIGMDRMLLAALRFHRAPKRRVPAPEGIPSLPAAAPAAWRAQHTPAPVPLNLPCRAIGESGVLDLGADGRAAVAACSTVNFHLRTGGEQQALTEAFARWLNSLTGPTQLLVRAHRLDVGPLVDELTTCAPQLPHPALEQAARAHAAFLDQLAADRDLLTRQVLIIAREASPAQAGRAGHRLTEAARALEAADLTLTPLDADQAAHTLRLAAAPDTYPLAGA, from the coding sequence ATGGCCTCGCCCGACGAGGAGTACGTCTCCCCCGCCAAGATTCCCGCCGACGTCGCCAAGAGCGATCAGATTCTCGGCCCCCTGACGGCCCGCCAGACCCTGATCCTGGCCGTCACCGCGCTCGTCCTGTACGGCGGCTACTGGGCCGCCCGCCCCGTGATGGCCCCGCTCGCCTACCTCGCCCTGATCACGCCGATCGCCCTCACGGTCACGGTGGTCGCCGTCGGCCGCAGGGACGGCATCGGCATGGACCGGATGCTGCTGGCCGCCCTCCGCTTCCACCGCGCACCCAAACGCCGCGTCCCCGCCCCCGAAGGCATCCCCTCCCTGCCCGCCGCCGCACCGGCCGCCTGGCGCGCCCAGCACACACCGGCCCCCGTACCGCTGAACCTCCCCTGCCGGGCCATCGGTGAGTCCGGTGTGCTGGATCTCGGCGCGGACGGCCGCGCGGCCGTGGCCGCCTGTTCCACGGTCAACTTCCATCTGCGCACCGGCGGCGAGCAGCAGGCGCTGACCGAGGCGTTCGCCCGCTGGCTGAACTCGCTGACCGGCCCCACCCAGCTGCTGGTGCGCGCCCACCGCCTCGATGTGGGCCCGCTCGTCGACGAGTTGACCACCTGCGCCCCGCAGCTGCCGCACCCGGCTCTGGAGCAGGCGGCCCGCGCCCACGCCGCCTTCCTCGACCAGCTCGCGGCCGACCGGGACCTGCTCACCCGGCAGGTCCTGATCATCGCCCGGGAGGCCTCGCCCGCCCAGGCGGGCCGGGCCGGCCACCGGCTGACCGAGGCGGCCCGCGCCCTGGAGGCCGCCGACCTCACCCTCACCCCGCTCGATGCCGACCAGGCCGCGCACACCCTGCGCCTGGCCGCCGCCCCCGACACATATCCCCTGGCAGGTGCCTGA
- a CDS encoding replication-relaxation family protein, with translation MPASTPNPGYVPRAVIRRRRPTPPARARTDLAHLATRLTARDLWLIEMLHEHKVLTTHHIHALAFTSSRTTNRRLRELYHLNVVDSFRPLRTHGSAPEHYTLGKAGAELLAARAGVDLPATGWRKDHTARIAFSPTLEHTLGVNTLLTQLATTEGFLQLWLSERSATRLWGDWIHPDAYAHHTNNTGATGPGWLLPFFLEYDTGSYNLARVEAKLPGYAALAATTGTRTPLLIHTSTTRRETALRQRLADTTDRLELPLATTNTGLFTPTAPAWLPLTTTTAPTDRLTLPQLATHWPDLSPAGTPETTLPAPGRHTTLPWRPTPPRPPTDTP, from the coding sequence ATGCCCGCATCCACCCCCAACCCCGGCTACGTCCCCCGCGCCGTCATACGCCGCAGACGACCCACCCCACCCGCACGCGCCCGCACCGACCTCGCCCACCTCGCCACCCGCCTCACCGCCCGCGACCTGTGGCTCATCGAAATGCTCCACGAACACAAGGTCCTCACCACCCACCACATCCACGCCCTCGCCTTCACCAGCTCCCGCACCACCAACCGCCGCCTGCGCGAGCTCTACCACCTGAACGTCGTCGACTCCTTCCGCCCCCTGCGCACCCACGGCTCCGCCCCCGAGCACTACACCCTCGGCAAAGCCGGAGCCGAACTCCTCGCCGCCCGCGCCGGCGTCGACCTCCCCGCCACCGGCTGGCGCAAAGACCACACCGCCCGCATCGCCTTCTCCCCCACCCTCGAACACACCCTCGGCGTCAACACCCTCCTCACCCAACTGGCCACCACAGAAGGCTTCTTGCAGCTCTGGCTGTCCGAACGTTCCGCCACCCGCCTGTGGGGCGACTGGATCCACCCCGACGCCTACGCCCACCACACCAACAACACCGGAGCCACCGGCCCCGGGTGGCTGTTGCCGTTCTTCCTCGAATACGACACCGGCAGCTACAACCTCGCCCGCGTCGAAGCCAAACTCCCCGGCTACGCCGCCCTCGCCGCCACCACCGGCACCCGCACACCCCTCCTCATCCACACCTCCACCACCCGCCGCGAAACCGCCCTCCGCCAACGACTCGCCGACACCACCGACCGCCTCGAACTGCCCCTCGCCACCACCAACACCGGACTCTTCACCCCCACCGCCCCCGCCTGGCTCCCCCTCACCACCACAACCGCACCCACCGACCGCCTCACACTCCCCCAACTCGCCACCCACTGGCCCGACCTGAGCCCCGCAGGCACCCCCGAAACCACCCTCCCGGCCCCCGGCCGCCACACCACCCTGCCCTGGCGCCCCACACCACCCCGCCCACCCACCGACACACCATGA
- a CDS encoding pilin — translation MARVLFVAAVTVLALLSSPPATWAVADVPTVINNLRNWIIGILAGLATLFLTFGGLRYLMAGGDPGEVESSKRALKAAAIGYGLAILAPVLVTVLKEIVGA, via the coding sequence ATGGCCCGGGTCCTGTTCGTGGCCGCCGTCACCGTGTTGGCGCTGCTGTCGAGTCCCCCGGCCACGTGGGCCGTCGCGGATGTGCCGACGGTCATCAACAATCTGCGGAATTGGATCATCGGTATCCTCGCCGGGCTCGCCACCCTCTTCCTCACTTTCGGCGGGCTGCGCTACCTGATGGCCGGCGGGGATCCGGGGGAAGTCGAGTCGTCCAAGCGGGCGTTGAAGGCCGCCGCGATCGGCTACGGGCTGGCCATCCTCGCGCCCGTCCTGGTCACGGTCCTCAAAGAGATCGTGGGGGCCTGA
- a CDS encoding Pycsar system effector family protein: MATTAPAPSHDRTQDRIAATLTSLQSDLARAEGKASLLLALSGAVLVALVSTVKDLHLPAPAVVIGAVGGAALLASTVLLLLAVRPDLGGPGWPSWSRLTREELNDCLAMGYRVEHLRYMAALARRKFLLLRVAVDCLLGGLGLLAAAVVLSRAL; encoded by the coding sequence ATGGCAACCACCGCACCTGCTCCATCACACGACAGGACGCAGGATCGTATAGCGGCGACGCTCACGTCCCTGCAGAGCGATCTGGCCCGCGCCGAGGGCAAGGCGAGCTTGCTGCTGGCCCTGTCCGGAGCTGTCCTTGTTGCGCTGGTCTCGACGGTCAAGGACCTGCATCTGCCGGCGCCGGCCGTCGTGATCGGGGCCGTCGGCGGCGCAGCGCTATTGGCCTCGACGGTGCTGCTCCTGCTTGCGGTGCGGCCGGATCTCGGTGGGCCGGGCTGGCCGAGTTGGTCCCGGCTGACCCGCGAGGAGCTCAACGACTGTCTGGCGATGGGCTATCGCGTGGAGCACCTGCGCTACATGGCCGCACTCGCCCGACGGAAGTTCCTGCTGCTCCGGGTGGCGGTCGACTGCCTGCTGGGTGGGCTGGGCCTGTTGGCGGCAGCGGTCGTGCTCTCCCGGGCATTGTGA
- a CDS encoding C40 family peptidase: MTSGTGKAAAGISCALLTLTLLAALTAAAALTSMLPGNGASASPSKQALADIPPAYLALYQRAAPECPGLSWTILAAIGKVETNHGRHPTMRSSAGAQGPMQFMPTTFPAYAYPVPPGGKKPPTPWDPVDAVYAAARLLCANGAKNGKNLRRAIWHYNHADWYVDKVLKTAAQYAAATPAPNSSAAKAVTYARAQLGQPYVWGGDGPAEGGFDCSGLTQAAYRAAGIQLPRVAQAQHTAGPPLPNPPPLAPGDLLFYGPHRNNITHVAIYTGNNRAIDAPHPGAVVRETSANTNSPTFQGATRPSATNTGTGGGR; this comes from the coding sequence ATGACCAGCGGCACCGGCAAAGCCGCCGCCGGAATCAGCTGCGCCCTCCTCACCCTGACCCTGCTCGCCGCCCTCACCGCCGCCGCAGCCCTCACCTCGATGCTGCCCGGCAACGGTGCATCGGCCTCCCCGAGCAAACAGGCCCTCGCCGACATCCCACCCGCCTACCTCGCCCTCTACCAGCGCGCGGCACCGGAATGCCCCGGCCTGTCCTGGACGATCCTCGCGGCCATCGGCAAGGTCGAAACCAACCACGGCCGCCACCCCACCATGCGCTCCTCCGCAGGAGCCCAGGGCCCAATGCAGTTCATGCCGACCACGTTTCCGGCCTACGCGTACCCGGTCCCACCCGGCGGGAAGAAGCCACCAACACCGTGGGACCCGGTCGACGCCGTCTACGCCGCCGCCCGCCTCCTGTGCGCCAACGGCGCGAAGAACGGCAAAAACCTCCGCCGCGCGATCTGGCACTACAACCACGCCGACTGGTACGTCGACAAAGTCCTCAAGACCGCCGCACAATACGCAGCCGCCACCCCCGCCCCCAACAGCTCTGCCGCCAAGGCCGTCACCTACGCCCGCGCCCAACTCGGCCAGCCCTACGTCTGGGGCGGCGACGGCCCCGCCGAAGGCGGCTTCGACTGCTCCGGCCTCACCCAAGCCGCCTACCGCGCCGCCGGCATCCAACTCCCCCGCGTCGCCCAGGCCCAGCACACCGCAGGCCCACCCCTGCCCAACCCACCCCCACTCGCCCCCGGCGACCTCCTCTTCTACGGCCCCCACCGCAACAACATCACCCACGTCGCCATCTACACCGGCAACAACCGCGCCATCGACGCCCCACACCCCGGCGCCGTCGTCCGCGAAACCAGCGCCAACACCAACTCCCCCACCTTCCAGGGCGCCACCCGCCCCTCCGCCACCAACACCGGTACGGGAGGCGGCCGGTGA
- a CDS encoding VirB4 family type IV secretion system protein, with product MPFPFRRTTTPPPPGELVSVRQEFAQLGPDAIEVHARTLAVGDLLATTLVVTGYPAEVLPGWLDPLLTYPGRLDVALHIEPVPSARAAVQLKKQRARLESSRRHTLDHGRLDDPDTEAAAQDAAQDAAHLAYRIARGEGKLFRLGLYMTVYGTSEGQLADEAAQVRAIAESLLVSTAPATYRALPGWLATLPLGLDTLKVRRTFDTEALAACFPFASADLPCESAMAPGGVLYGINTTSGSLVMWDRFAQDNYNSITLARSGAGKSYLTKLELLRLLFTGVEAMVVDPEDEYLRLAESVGGTVIRLGDPTVRLNPFDLPTTATASAEGDDLLTRRVLFLHTFLSVLLGGDLAAGERAVLDRAVLATYQQAGITSDPHTWTRPAPLLADLAAQLTALSEPAAADLAMRLAPYVTGSHRQLFCGATTTRPTGHLVVFALRDIPEELKAAGMLLALDVIWRQVAHTRTLRRRLVVVDEAWTLMREGSGARFLFRMAKAARKHWTGLALVTQDADDVLACDLGRAIVSNAATQLLMRQAPQAIGQIAGAFHLSQGERHHLLAAPRGCALLLAGRTKVSFSPLASEHEHTLITTDPAELQTGEDTTPVDSDSGDPYGLPDLSGLTL from the coding sequence ATGCCATTCCCCTTCCGCCGCACCACCACCCCGCCGCCGCCCGGCGAACTCGTCTCCGTACGACAGGAGTTCGCACAGCTGGGCCCGGACGCGATCGAGGTGCACGCCCGCACGCTCGCGGTCGGGGACCTGCTGGCCACCACCCTGGTGGTCACCGGCTATCCGGCCGAGGTGCTGCCCGGCTGGCTCGACCCGCTGCTCACCTACCCCGGCCGCCTGGATGTCGCCCTGCACATCGAGCCGGTCCCCTCCGCCCGGGCCGCCGTCCAGCTGAAGAAGCAGCGGGCCCGCCTGGAGTCCTCCCGCCGCCACACCCTGGATCACGGTCGCCTCGACGACCCGGACACCGAGGCCGCCGCCCAGGACGCCGCCCAGGACGCCGCCCACCTCGCCTACCGGATCGCCCGCGGCGAGGGGAAACTCTTCCGCCTCGGCCTGTACATGACCGTCTACGGCACCAGCGAGGGCCAGCTGGCCGACGAGGCCGCGCAAGTCCGGGCGATCGCCGAGTCGTTGCTCGTTTCCACCGCTCCGGCCACCTACCGGGCGCTGCCGGGCTGGCTGGCCACGCTGCCGCTCGGCCTGGACACCCTGAAGGTGCGGCGCACCTTCGACACCGAAGCGCTGGCGGCCTGTTTCCCGTTCGCCTCCGCCGACCTGCCCTGCGAGTCGGCGATGGCGCCCGGCGGCGTCCTGTACGGGATCAACACCACGTCCGGGTCGCTGGTGATGTGGGACCGCTTCGCGCAGGACAACTACAACTCCATCACCCTGGCCCGCTCCGGCGCCGGCAAGTCGTACCTGACCAAACTGGAGCTGCTGCGGCTGCTGTTCACCGGCGTCGAGGCGATGGTCGTCGACCCGGAGGACGAATACCTGCGCCTCGCCGAATCGGTCGGCGGCACCGTCATCCGCCTCGGCGACCCGACCGTCCGCCTCAACCCCTTCGACCTCCCCACCACCGCCACCGCCTCCGCGGAGGGCGACGACCTACTGACCCGGCGGGTGCTGTTCCTGCACACCTTCCTCAGCGTGCTGCTCGGCGGCGACCTGGCCGCCGGCGAACGCGCCGTCCTGGACCGGGCCGTCCTGGCCACCTACCAGCAGGCCGGCATCACCAGCGATCCGCACACCTGGACCCGGCCCGCCCCGCTGCTCGCCGACCTCGCCGCCCAACTGACCGCCCTTTCCGAGCCGGCCGCCGCCGACCTCGCGATGCGCCTGGCCCCGTACGTGACCGGCTCGCACCGCCAGCTGTTCTGCGGCGCCACCACCACCCGCCCCACCGGACACCTCGTCGTCTTCGCCCTGCGTGACATTCCCGAAGAGCTGAAGGCGGCGGGCATGCTGCTCGCCCTGGACGTGATCTGGCGCCAGGTCGCCCACACCCGCACCCTGCGCCGCCGCCTCGTCGTGGTCGACGAGGCGTGGACGCTGATGCGCGAGGGTTCAGGGGCCCGCTTCCTGTTCCGGATGGCCAAGGCCGCCCGCAAACACTGGACCGGCCTGGCGCTGGTCACCCAGGACGCCGACGACGTCCTCGCCTGTGACCTCGGACGCGCCATCGTCTCCAACGCCGCCACCCAACTCCTCATGCGCCAGGCCCCGCAGGCGATCGGCCAGATCGCAGGAGCCTTCCACCTCTCCCAGGGCGAACGCCACCACCTTCTCGCCGCCCCGCGCGGCTGCGCCCTGCTGCTGGCCGGCCGCACCAAGGTCTCCTTCAGCCCCCTGGCCTCCGAGCACGAACACACCCTCATCACCACCGACCCGGCAGAACTCCAGACCGGCGAGGACACCACACCCGTCGACAGCGACAGCGGGGATCCGTACGGGCTGCCCGACCTGAGCGGACTCACGCTGTGA
- a CDS encoding type IV secretory system conjugative DNA transfer family protein translates to MNPTTTDSTGGLLRTFLTDPAALWTPALHAGTAFLTTAWPWLAPTAVFGAGGVLGLRRIVHRRRQRALAQIAHLVTILAPPTVPERGGQVLWAQLSGLLRPWYQRLLHGQPHLAFEYAWTSDGLTVRVWLPGSLPTTLVRRAVEAAWPGAHTTLIDDTQPPLPDGDLCTAGVLRLARPEVLPLRTDHKSDPLRALLQAATGLSENETALVQVLARPATGARLRRARRAARRLKAGHTPSRLPALLRLFTHAPQPTTAAKPDPAHGVEVRDTVSKLTGPQWEVTLRYACTLPAKTTNPEPRLRGRAHALASAFALYSARNWLNRHRLHHPHPTLAARTFPHRADLLSVPELAALAHLPTDPDAPGLARAGARSIAPPPAIPQPGPGIKPLGASDTGTRRGVGLAVTDARQHLHLMGATGSGKSTLITHLVLDDVHAGRGAIVIDPKGDLVTDLLHRLPAACADKLVVIDPDDPHTPPCLNVLDGADIDVVVDNITGIFRRIFTAFWGPRTDDVMRAACLTLLRHAQLTHRLVTLADVPRLLGEPAYRLRMIPTIKDPVLKGFWTWYESLSEPSRAAVIGPVMNKLRAFLLRPFARAAIASGESTFHLPDILDGGILLARLPKGALGEETSRLLGSFIVAKTWQAASARARQAEHTRIDAGLYVDEAHNFLNLPYPLEDMLAEARGYRLAMTLAHQNLAQLPRDLREGISANARNKVFFNASPEDAGLLERHTLPTLAAHDLAHLGPYQAAAHLLSHGAETAAFTLTTRPLPAPADGRSDTLRAAASARVGATPSHSTHLPL, encoded by the coding sequence GTGAACCCAACCACCACCGACAGCACGGGCGGACTGCTCCGCACATTCCTCACCGACCCCGCCGCCCTCTGGACCCCAGCCCTCCACGCGGGGACCGCCTTCCTCACCACCGCCTGGCCCTGGCTCGCCCCGACAGCCGTCTTCGGGGCGGGCGGGGTGCTGGGCCTGCGCCGGATCGTGCACCGGCGCCGCCAACGCGCCCTCGCCCAGATCGCACACCTGGTGACGATCCTCGCCCCGCCCACCGTCCCCGAGCGCGGCGGCCAGGTGCTGTGGGCGCAGCTGTCCGGGCTGCTACGCCCCTGGTACCAGCGCCTGCTGCACGGCCAGCCGCACCTCGCCTTCGAATACGCCTGGACCAGCGACGGCCTGACCGTACGGGTGTGGCTGCCCGGCAGCCTGCCCACCACCCTGGTGCGCCGCGCGGTGGAAGCCGCCTGGCCCGGCGCCCACACCACCCTCATCGACGACACCCAACCACCCCTCCCCGACGGCGACTTGTGCACGGCGGGGGTGCTGCGGCTGGCCCGCCCCGAGGTCCTGCCCCTGCGCACCGACCACAAGAGCGACCCGCTGCGCGCCCTGCTCCAGGCCGCCACCGGCCTGAGCGAAAACGAGACGGCGCTCGTCCAGGTCCTGGCCCGCCCCGCCACCGGCGCCCGCTTACGCCGCGCCCGCCGCGCGGCCCGCCGCCTCAAGGCCGGACACACCCCCTCACGACTGCCCGCCCTGCTCCGACTGTTCACCCACGCCCCGCAGCCCACCACCGCCGCCAAACCGGACCCCGCGCACGGCGTCGAGGTCCGCGACACCGTCTCCAAACTCACCGGCCCCCAATGGGAAGTCACCCTGCGCTACGCCTGCACCCTCCCGGCGAAAACCACCAACCCCGAGCCGCGACTACGCGGCCGCGCGCACGCGCTCGCCTCCGCCTTCGCCCTCTACAGCGCCCGCAACTGGCTCAACCGCCACCGCCTGCACCACCCCCACCCCACCCTGGCCGCCCGCACCTTCCCCCACCGCGCGGACCTGCTGTCCGTGCCCGAACTCGCCGCCCTCGCCCACCTGCCCACCGACCCGGACGCCCCCGGCCTGGCCCGCGCCGGAGCCCGCTCCATCGCCCCACCCCCGGCCATCCCCCAACCTGGACCCGGCATCAAACCGCTGGGCGCCTCAGATACCGGCACCCGCCGCGGCGTCGGCCTCGCCGTCACCGACGCACGCCAGCACCTGCACCTCATGGGCGCCACCGGCTCCGGCAAGTCCACCCTCATCACCCACCTCGTCCTCGACGACGTCCACGCCGGGCGCGGCGCGATCGTCATCGACCCCAAGGGCGACCTCGTCACCGACCTCCTGCACCGCCTGCCCGCCGCCTGCGCCGACAAATTGGTCGTCATCGACCCCGACGACCCCCACACCCCGCCCTGCCTCAACGTCCTGGACGGCGCCGACATCGACGTCGTCGTCGACAACATCACCGGCATCTTCCGCCGCATCTTCACCGCGTTCTGGGGACCCCGCACCGACGACGTCATGCGCGCCGCCTGCCTCACCCTGCTCCGCCACGCCCAACTCACCCACCGCCTCGTCACCCTCGCCGACGTCCCCCGCCTCCTCGGCGAGCCCGCCTACCGGCTCCGCATGATCCCCACCATCAAGGACCCCGTCCTCAAAGGGTTCTGGACCTGGTACGAGTCCCTGTCCGAACCCTCCCGCGCCGCCGTCATCGGCCCCGTCATGAACAAACTCCGCGCCTTCCTGCTGCGCCCCTTCGCCCGCGCCGCCATCGCCTCCGGAGAATCCACCTTCCACCTCCCCGACATCCTCGACGGCGGCATCCTCCTCGCCCGCCTCCCCAAAGGAGCCCTCGGCGAGGAAACCTCCCGCCTGCTCGGCTCCTTCATCGTCGCCAAGACCTGGCAGGCCGCCTCCGCCCGCGCCCGCCAAGCCGAGCACACCCGCATCGACGCCGGACTGTACGTCGACGAGGCCCACAACTTCCTCAACCTCCCCTACCCCCTCGAAGACATGCTCGCCGAGGCCCGCGGCTACCGCCTCGCCATGACCCTCGCCCACCAAAACCTCGCCCAGCTCCCCCGCGATCTGCGCGAAGGCATCTCCGCCAACGCCCGCAACAAAGTCTTCTTCAACGCCTCCCCCGAAGACGCCGGCCTCCTCGAACGCCACACCCTCCCCACGTTGGCGGCCCACGACCTCGCCCACCTCGGCCCCTACCAAGCCGCCGCCCACCTCCTGTCCCACGGCGCCGAAACAGCCGCCTTCACCCTCACCACCCGCCCCCTCCCCGCCCCGGCCGACGGCCGCTCCGACACCCTGCGCGCCGCCGCCTCCGCCCGCGTCGGCGCCACCCCCTCCCACTCCACCCACCTCCCCCTCTAA
- a CDS encoding IS110 family transposase — MTQRHDVIWVGIDIGKKHHWMAAVTGEGTLAWSRQVRNDEGALLDAIDRALGLADEVRWAVDMRNTMAALLLALLAVRGQRASYVAGRTVHHMAATYRGEAKTDARDAFVIAETARLRRDLGTIAVPEQLVSCLSLLTAHRGDLIADRVRMLNRMRCVLSGYFPVLEAAFDYANRRGALVLLTGYQTPQALRRCGARRLAAWLARRKVRGAQAVAEQALDAAGRQHIMLTEQEVAAQIVADIATQILQLDERLKQLNAQIREVFHRHPQAKVIESMPGMGPLLGAELIAATGDLTAYPDAGHLASAAGLVPVPRDSGQRTGNLHRPVRYSRRLRRVFYLSAQTSMVRAGPNQQYYRKKRAEGRNHVQAVMALARRRTDVLWALLRDNRLFTPEPPIRLHGS; from the coding sequence ATGACGCAACGGCACGACGTGATCTGGGTCGGCATCGACATCGGGAAGAAGCACCACTGGATGGCCGCCGTCACCGGCGAGGGCACCCTCGCCTGGTCCCGGCAGGTCCGCAACGACGAGGGCGCCCTGCTGGATGCCATCGACCGGGCCCTCGGCCTCGCGGACGAGGTCCGCTGGGCCGTGGACATGCGGAACACAATGGCGGCACTGCTGCTGGCGTTGCTGGCCGTTCGCGGGCAGCGGGCCAGCTACGTCGCCGGCCGCACCGTCCACCACATGGCCGCGACCTACCGCGGGGAGGCCAAGACCGATGCCCGCGACGCGTTCGTGATCGCGGAGACGGCACGGCTGCGCCGGGACCTGGGCACCATAGCCGTCCCGGAACAACTGGTCAGCTGCCTCTCGCTGCTGACCGCGCATCGCGGCGATCTCATCGCCGACCGGGTGCGCATGCTCAACCGCATGCGCTGCGTGCTGTCCGGATACTTCCCCGTGCTGGAGGCGGCGTTCGACTACGCCAACCGCCGGGGCGCCCTGGTGCTCCTCACCGGCTATCAGACCCCGCAGGCCCTGCGCCGCTGCGGCGCCCGGCGGCTGGCCGCATGGCTGGCCCGGCGGAAGGTACGGGGCGCGCAGGCCGTCGCGGAGCAGGCCCTGGACGCAGCGGGCCGCCAGCACATCATGCTCACAGAGCAGGAGGTCGCCGCTCAGATCGTGGCCGACATCGCCACCCAGATCCTGCAGCTGGACGAGCGGCTGAAACAGCTCAATGCGCAGATCCGGGAGGTCTTCCATCGGCATCCGCAGGCCAAGGTGATCGAATCCATGCCGGGGATGGGCCCGTTGCTGGGGGCCGAGCTGATCGCCGCGACCGGGGATCTCACCGCCTACCCGGACGCGGGCCACCTCGCGTCCGCGGCCGGCCTGGTACCGGTGCCGCGCGACTCGGGTCAGCGCACGGGAAATCTGCACCGGCCGGTGCGTTACAGCCGCCGTCTGCGCAGAGTCTTCTACCTCTCCGCGCAGACCAGCATGGTGCGAGCAGGCCCGAACCAGCAGTACTACCGAAAGAAGCGAGCCGAGGGCCGCAACCACGTCCAGGCCGTCATGGCTCTCGCCAGACGACGCACCGACGTGCTGTGGGCCCTGCTGCGCGACAACCGACTCTTCACCCCGGAGCCGCCGATCCGCCTCCACGGCAGTTGA
- a CDS encoding extensin: protein MNPPDQHEAIRLLRTMTRTLCAVGALALVFTTVNVTLFARSRGVPLPIAILLDPMLGAALAVVLYADARLAAWGIRPPGWSTALRWSAGSAAALMNSWESLWPDGQIGWPRRADPAAVLLHLTPALLLILLTETIAAYRRIIANLPTPTDTTAAPRPEPNTPPPSSIAEAALPRALSPHTNTGATAVTDNSTVDTPVPPPPVPPAHPSSDGTTDADLWARAAALDTTARTTTGRPASVWRLRTELHIGPDRARQIHAHLATRQPETPPPPA, encoded by the coding sequence GTGAACCCACCCGACCAACACGAGGCCATCCGCCTGCTGCGCACCATGACCCGAACGCTGTGCGCGGTCGGAGCCCTCGCGCTGGTCTTCACCACCGTCAACGTCACCCTCTTCGCCCGCTCCCGAGGCGTCCCGCTCCCGATCGCGATCCTCCTCGACCCCATGCTCGGCGCCGCACTCGCCGTCGTCCTGTACGCCGACGCCCGCCTCGCCGCCTGGGGCATCCGCCCACCCGGATGGTCAACAGCCCTGCGCTGGTCGGCAGGATCGGCCGCGGCACTGATGAACAGCTGGGAATCCCTCTGGCCCGACGGACAGATCGGCTGGCCCCGTCGGGCAGATCCGGCAGCAGTGCTTCTGCACCTCACCCCGGCGTTGCTCCTGATCCTCCTCACCGAAACGATCGCGGCCTACCGCCGCATCATCGCCAACCTGCCCACCCCGACCGACACCACAGCGGCCCCGCGTCCCGAACCGAACACGCCCCCGCCATCCTCGATAGCCGAAGCGGCGCTCCCCCGCGCTCTCTCGCCACACACCAATACCGGAGCAACCGCCGTTACGGACAACAGCACCGTCGACACGCCCGTGCCACCGCCTCCAGTACCGCCGGCCCACCCCAGCTCGGACGGCACGACAGACGCCGATCTGTGGGCCCGCGCCGCAGCGTTGGACACCACCGCCCGCACCACAACCGGACGGCCGGCAAGCGTGTGGAGACTGCGCACCGAACTGCACATCGGCCCAGACCGGGCCCGACAGATCCACGCCCACCTCGCGACCCGCCAACCAGAGACGCCACCACCGCCCGCATGA
- a CDS encoding MarR family transcriptional regulator translates to MTTTTSIATAPAVDARGLALAHYAARGVLEHVLARHGATFQQQVTLRTAITAATPQTPDDLITQVQGSLKADPADIRATLDELLAKQLLVADGAHLRPTDAGRELLAATGAETAPISARIWGGIPTEDLAAAGRVLARVTERANAELAALTA, encoded by the coding sequence ATGACCACCACCACATCCATCGCCACCGCGCCCGCTGTCGACGCCCGCGGCCTCGCCCTGGCGCACTATGCCGCCCGCGGCGTACTGGAGCATGTCCTGGCCCGGCACGGCGCCACGTTCCAGCAGCAGGTCACCCTGCGCACCGCCATCACCGCCGCGACCCCGCAGACGCCGGACGACCTCATCACCCAGGTCCAGGGCTCCCTCAAGGCCGATCCGGCCGACATCCGCGCCACCCTCGACGAACTGCTGGCCAAGCAACTGCTCGTCGCCGACGGAGCGCACCTGCGCCCCACGGACGCGGGGCGCGAGCTGCTCGCCGCCACCGGCGCGGAGACCGCCCCCATCTCCGCCCGCATCTGGGGCGGGATCCCCACCGAGGACCTGGCCGCCGCCGGCCGCGTTCTCGCCCGGGTCACAGAGCGCGCCAACGCGGAGCTTGCGGCGCTGACCGCCTGA